A genomic window from Candidatus Woesearchaeota archaeon includes:
- a CDS encoding signal recognition particle protein Srp54, producing MVLEKLGESLKNTLNKISSALFVDDKLINELVKDIQKALLTSDINVKLVFELTKKIKDRALKEEPPGALSKKEWLIKIVYDELVAFLGEEEIKVSLDENIKPTTIMLVGLFGNGKTTTAAKLGKFYKKRGHTVALVSTDTWRPAAYAQLQQLGAQIEIPVFGNPKEKNPVKIYNQFKDELKNYELVIIDTAGRDALSDELIGELKQLADAVKPQHSWLVISADIGQAAEKQAKTFHETSAVDSVIITKMEGSARGGGALAACAVTGAKVGFIGVGEKIDDLEKFRPKNFVGKMLGMGDIEALLEKAKESISEEQAQDLGKKFLKGEFNLVDLYEQLKAVRKMGPLSKIIEMIPGFGQVKLPKEMMDMQEGKLDTWKFVMDSCTKEELEDPETISGNRLERIAKGSGRSVGDVRDMLKQYKNGKKMMKMLKGSEGNMEKMMKKMKGLKMPFR from the coding sequence ATGGTCCTCGAGAAGCTGGGCGAAAGCCTGAAGAATACGCTCAACAAAATCAGCAGTGCGCTGTTTGTTGATGACAAGCTGATTAACGAGTTAGTCAAAGACATCCAAAAAGCGCTTCTCACGTCCGACATCAACGTCAAGCTGGTGTTTGAGCTCACCAAAAAAATAAAGGATCGGGCATTGAAGGAAGAGCCGCCGGGCGCACTATCAAAAAAAGAATGGCTCATCAAGATTGTGTATGACGAACTTGTCGCGTTCTTGGGCGAAGAAGAAATCAAAGTTTCCCTTGATGAAAACATCAAGCCAACCACCATCATGCTTGTTGGCTTGTTTGGCAACGGCAAAACAACCACTGCCGCAAAGCTGGGAAAATTCTACAAAAAGCGTGGCCATACCGTTGCTCTTGTTTCGACTGACACTTGGCGGCCTGCTGCCTATGCGCAACTGCAGCAGCTCGGCGCCCAGATTGAAATTCCGGTCTTTGGCAACCCCAAAGAAAAAAATCCCGTCAAAATCTACAACCAATTCAAAGATGAGCTGAAAAACTATGAGCTTGTCATCATTGATACTGCCGGCAGGGATGCGCTGTCCGACGAATTAATTGGCGAGCTGAAACAACTTGCCGATGCTGTCAAACCCCAGCATTCATGGCTCGTCATCAGCGCTGACATCGGGCAGGCGGCGGAAAAACAGGCAAAAACATTCCATGAAACATCCGCCGTTGATAGCGTTATCATCACGAAAATGGAAGGCAGCGCGAGAGGCGGAGGAGCCCTTGCAGCGTGTGCAGTCACCGGCGCAAAGGTCGGCTTCATCGGTGTCGGCGAAAAAATTGATGACCTTGAAAAATTCAGGCCGAAAAATTTTGTGGGGAAAATGCTCGGCATGGGCGACATTGAGGCGCTGCTTGAAAAAGCAAAAGAATCAATCAGCGAAGAGCAGGCACAAGACCTCGGCAAAAAGTTTCTTAAAGGCGAATTTAATCTCGTTGATCTTTATGAGCAGCTGAAAGCAGTCAGAAAAATGGGTCCGCTCTCAAAAATTATCGAGATGATTCCTGGCTTCGGCCAGGTGAAGCTGCCCAAAGAAATGATGGACATGCAGGAAGGCAAACTTGATACTTGGAAATTTGTCATGGATTCCTGCACCAAGGAAGAGCTTGAGGATCCGGAAACCATCAGCGGCAACCGGCTTGAGCGCATTGCCAAAGGCTCCGGACGGTCAGTCGGCGATGTTCGGGATATGCTGAAACAATACAAGAACGGCAAGAAGATGATGAAGATGCTCAAGGGCAGCGAAGGCAACATGGAAAAAATGATGAAGAAAATGAAAGGATTGAAGATGCCATTTCGGTAA
- a CDS encoding calcium-translocating P-type ATPase, SERCA-type: protein MTHFYAQEFGTVLANLQTTKKGITSDEAQRRIAQYGMNEIQEGEQVSPLKIFLSQFSSLIIWILITAMAISAMLGEITDAVVIGVILIANAVIGFVQEYRAERAIAALKQLAAPRAIVVRDGVEKEIDARYLVPGDVILLVSGDKVPADARLIEAIDIKTQEASLTGESNPINKSAGALCSETTLVADCKNALFAGTMVVNGKARAVVCATGMRTEIGKIAHLLQTVTPEPTPLQKKMKELGRWISIITLGICAVVFLAGIVQGKPVLEFFIVAVSLAVAAIPEGLPAVVTISLAMGVRRMVKKNALVRNLPSVETLGSTTVICTDKTGTLTHNEMTVKRIYVDGKDIEVGGAGYKPDGTISQKTLNMHLLLKMGALNNDAKLNEQEWKIIGDPTEGALLVSALKAQLDYKLLNLQCKRIEEIPFTSERKMMTTVHEIDGRWYVYVKGAPDMILEKCAYVQTENKKIKMDRGEKHTILEKNKQYASSALRVLGFAYKEIKKESKNNQPRKELEKDLIFVGLQAMIDPPREEVREAIRKCMTAGIKIIMVTGDHKETAVAIARELGLDGRAISGAEIDTIDLDKEVENIHVYARVDPRHKLKIVEALKKKGHVVAMTGDGVNDAPALKKADIGIAMGITGTDVSKEASDMILTDDNFASIVNAVEEGRGTYDNIRKYFAYLISGNISEVLIIFGSIILGLPLPLTATQLLFINLVTDGMPAVALSADPFEPNAMYRQPRKKNEPIHKGLNVFIVHYSIIVAITALVVFSWFYFKRGDLAQAKTAAFLVICMSELYQAFACRSLRYTAWSVGLTKNKYLLLAVFSSLALIFAALFIPPFGALLQIVPLAISDIIIISLVSSIGALVIEVSKIIKNSAGQSGQTSQINLHNKYQNNLQNQA from the coding sequence ATGACGCATTTTTATGCACAGGAGTTTGGAACCGTTTTAGCTAATTTGCAGACGACAAAAAAGGGGATTACCAGCGATGAGGCGCAGAGACGGATTGCCCAATATGGGATGAATGAGATACAAGAAGGGGAACAGGTTTCGCCGCTAAAGATTTTTCTTTCGCAGTTCAGCAGCCTTATTATCTGGATTTTAATAACCGCAATGGCTATCTCTGCCATGCTCGGTGAGATAACTGATGCAGTGGTTATCGGCGTTATTCTTATCGCAAACGCAGTTATCGGATTTGTGCAGGAATACCGAGCTGAACGCGCCATTGCAGCATTAAAACAACTTGCTGCACCAAGGGCAATCGTGGTACGAGACGGCGTGGAAAAAGAAATTGATGCGCGATACTTGGTGCCGGGTGATGTTATTTTGCTCGTCAGTGGAGATAAGGTTCCTGCTGATGCTCGGCTCATAGAGGCAATTGATATAAAAACACAGGAAGCGTCATTAACCGGTGAGTCAAATCCCATAAACAAAAGTGCCGGTGCCCTGTGCAGTGAAACAACACTGGTTGCCGACTGCAAAAACGCGTTGTTTGCCGGCACGATGGTAGTGAATGGAAAAGCCAGAGCCGTGGTCTGTGCAACAGGCATGCGCACAGAAATCGGAAAAATTGCGCATCTTCTTCAAACAGTTACGCCCGAGCCAACGCCGCTGCAGAAAAAAATGAAAGAGCTTGGCAGATGGATTAGTATTATCACGCTGGGAATCTGTGCAGTTGTTTTTCTTGCAGGCATAGTACAAGGAAAGCCAGTTCTTGAGTTTTTCATTGTTGCGGTGTCACTGGCAGTTGCAGCAATTCCCGAAGGGCTTCCGGCAGTAGTAACTATTTCTCTTGCGATGGGTGTCCGCCGCATGGTTAAAAAAAATGCACTCGTCAGAAACCTCCCGTCGGTTGAGACGTTGGGAAGCACCACCGTCATCTGCACGGACAAAACAGGCACGCTCACACACAATGAGATGACGGTGAAGCGAATATACGTCGATGGAAAAGATATCGAGGTTGGTGGCGCCGGATACAAACCTGATGGAACAATATCGCAAAAAACACTGAATATGCACCTGCTCCTGAAAATGGGGGCGTTGAACAATGACGCAAAACTAAATGAGCAGGAATGGAAAATTATCGGCGACCCCACTGAGGGCGCATTGCTCGTCAGTGCCTTGAAGGCACAACTTGATTACAAGCTTCTGAATCTCCAATGTAAACGCATTGAGGAAATTCCGTTTACCTCGGAACGGAAAATGATGACCACGGTGCATGAAATTGACGGCAGATGGTATGTGTATGTGAAAGGAGCGCCGGATATGATTCTTGAAAAATGTGCCTACGTTCAAACCGAGAACAAAAAAATAAAAATGGATCGAGGAGAAAAGCATACGATTCTTGAAAAAAACAAACAGTATGCATCCAGCGCATTGCGCGTGCTCGGGTTTGCGTACAAAGAGATAAAAAAAGAGAGTAAAAATAATCAGCCGCGCAAAGAACTTGAAAAGGATCTCATCTTTGTCGGCTTGCAGGCCATGATCGACCCGCCGCGCGAAGAGGTGCGTGAGGCTATCCGCAAATGTATGACCGCTGGCATAAAAATAATTATGGTCACGGGCGACCACAAGGAAACTGCGGTTGCCATTGCCCGAGAGTTGGGGCTTGATGGCCGGGCGATTTCAGGCGCGGAGATTGACACCATTGATCTTGACAAAGAAGTAGAAAACATTCACGTCTATGCGCGGGTTGACCCGCGGCACAAGCTGAAAATTGTGGAGGCGCTGAAGAAAAAGGGCCACGTCGTTGCCATGACTGGCGACGGGGTGAATGATGCACCAGCGCTGAAAAAAGCAGATATCGGTATTGCAATGGGCATCACCGGCACTGATGTGTCAAAAGAGGCATCAGACATGATTCTTACCGACGATAATTTTGCGTCGATTGTCAATGCGGTAGAAGAAGGCCGCGGCACGTACGATAATATCCGCAAATATTTTGCGTATTTGATATCAGGAAATATTTCTGAAGTGCTGATTATTTTTGGAAGCATTATCCTCGGATTGCCGCTTCCTCTGACTGCCACTCAGTTGTTGTTCATCAATCTGGTAACCGACGGCATGCCGGCGGTTGCGCTCAGCGCTGATCCATTTGAGCCAAATGCTATGTACCGCCAGCCACGGAAAAAAAATGAGCCAATTCACAAAGGGCTGAATGTATTTATCGTACATTATTCAATTATTGTAGCCATCACCGCACTGGTGGTGTTTAGCTGGTTTTATTTCAAGCGCGGCGACCTTGCACAGGCAAAGACCGCAGCATTTTTGGTGATATGCATGAGTGAATTGTATCAGGCGTTTGCATGCCGCTCACTGAGGTATACTGCATGGAGCGTCGGACTGACAAAAAACAAGTATTTGCTTCTTGCCGTGTTCAGTTCTCTGGCACTGATTTTCGCAGCGCTCTTTATTCCGCCATTCGGTGCACTCTTGCAAATAGTGCCGCTTGCAATCAGTGATATCATCATTATTTCGCTGGTGTCAAGCATTGGCGCACTGGTGATTGAAGTGTCCAAAATCATTAAAAACAGTGCCGGCCAAAGCGGTCAAACAAGTCAAATCAATCTGCACAACAAGTATCAGAACAATCTGCAGAATCAGGCGTGA
- a CDS encoding MBL fold metallo-hydrolase, which produces MELVIHGGAQEVGRSCVELITEKYTRILFDAGLKMAEHGSEFPESVTNLSEIDAVLLSHAHLDHCGALPYFDHNGLECPIYATGATKALTKLILEDAFKVGQLTHQELGYFQDDVRAAIACMSNMKSRQKGIVNEVRFSLHSINHIPGAAAILVEAEGKRILYTGDIKMDETQLQPATDLGSAQENIHTLICESTYGDREHPDRKKTEKEFINEIKTTIARGGSVLIPVFAIGRAQEILLVIGNAYDQGLIPANVPYYLDGMAAAATKITIEYPESIKQSARLAQCFRRAQKITNPRERIAAVRKQGIFITTSGMLTGGPIIEYLKCLNNSRNALLLTGYQGEHTNGRLLEEEGMVFIDGWKTRVHCSWKKFDFSAHAGLSELKRLIRTIHPKQVAFVHGDPAAIKNIAVWASAMDITTHAPNMCDKIHIPLGG; this is translated from the coding sequence ATGGAACTCGTGATTCACGGCGGCGCACAGGAAGTTGGACGGAGTTGTGTAGAGCTGATTACAGAAAAATATACGCGCATACTATTCGACGCAGGGCTCAAGATGGCAGAACACGGCTCTGAATTCCCGGAAAGCGTCACCAATCTTTCAGAGATAGATGCGGTCCTGCTCAGCCACGCGCACCTCGACCACTGCGGTGCACTGCCCTACTTCGACCACAACGGGCTTGAATGCCCCATCTATGCAACCGGAGCAACAAAAGCACTCACAAAACTTATCCTTGAAGACGCATTCAAAGTCGGCCAGCTCACCCATCAAGAACTTGGCTATTTCCAGGACGATGTGCGTGCGGCAATTGCCTGCATGAGCAACATGAAGTCCCGCCAAAAAGGGATAGTAAATGAAGTGCGTTTTTCCCTGCACAGCATCAATCATATTCCTGGTGCAGCGGCCATTCTCGTCGAGGCAGAAGGCAAACGCATTCTCTACACTGGTGACATAAAAATGGACGAGACGCAGCTCCAGCCTGCAACAGATCTTGGCAGTGCGCAAGAAAATATTCATACGCTTATCTGTGAATCAACCTATGGGGACAGGGAACATCCAGACCGAAAAAAAACAGAGAAGGAATTTATTAACGAGATAAAAACAACGATTGCCCGCGGCGGTTCGGTATTGATTCCAGTATTTGCCATCGGCAGGGCACAGGAAATCCTGTTGGTCATCGGAAACGCGTACGACCAAGGCCTGATTCCGGCAAACGTGCCGTATTACCTTGATGGTATGGCTGCTGCTGCAACAAAAATAACAATCGAGTATCCTGAATCAATAAAACAATCCGCACGCCTTGCTCAATGCTTTCGCCGCGCGCAAAAAATAACGAATCCTCGAGAGCGAATTGCCGCAGTGAGAAAACAAGGCATTTTTATCACGACATCAGGCATGCTAACCGGCGGGCCGATTATTGAGTACCTCAAATGCCTCAACAATTCGCGCAACGCGCTTCTTCTTACTGGTTATCAGGGCGAGCACACGAACGGACGGCTTCTCGAAGAAGAAGGAATGGTGTTTATCGATGGCTGGAAAACACGAGTGCATTGCAGCTGGAAAAAATTCGACTTCAGCGCGCATGCCGGCTTGAGCGAATTGAAACGGCTCATCCGCACCATTCATCCGAAACAAGTTGCATTCGTCCACGGCGATCCTGCTGCCATCAAAAATATTGCAGTATGGGCCAGCGCCATGGACATCACCACTCATGCGCCAAATATGTGTGATAAAATCCATATACCGTTGGGGGGTTGA
- a CDS encoding HIT domain-containing protein, with product MQLSPEQQQALEQQKAQCPFCKIIKGEIPAKKVFEDELFVIVLDINPAARGHMLLVPKEHYPIMPVIPPPVLAKLFELTQEASRLCYTAMVTHGSTAFIANGAAAGQQSAHFLMHVIPREKNDGLGTFDVPKKSMAEDPKFTEALRHNISALMRQQFGSARDIPPPQPPKKEYIKGIIEMNKPLLELVLGQPAQFKKLVEQNQQLKELFRDKNVDEIMKEIQHEHATKREHDDMKKKSDALGQEEKKNHQTEKALDAEFEEVKKALGSEKNEEKKEDRSEKTKKKEEKADLDTIAKLFA from the coding sequence ATGCAGCTCAGCCCGGAACAACAGCAGGCACTTGAACAGCAGAAAGCGCAATGCCCGTTCTGCAAAATAATTAAAGGCGAGATTCCAGCAAAAAAAGTATTTGAGGATGAGCTGTTTGTCATTGTTCTTGACATTAACCCAGCGGCGCGCGGCCATATGCTGCTTGTGCCAAAGGAACATTATCCCATTATGCCGGTGATTCCGCCGCCGGTGCTTGCAAAATTGTTTGAGTTGACGCAGGAAGCGAGCAGGCTGTGTTACACTGCGATGGTTACTCATGGCAGCACGGCATTCATTGCCAACGGCGCTGCGGCAGGCCAGCAGAGCGCGCATTTTCTGATGCACGTGATTCCACGCGAAAAAAATGACGGGCTGGGCACGTTTGATGTCCCAAAAAAAAGCATGGCAGAAGACCCCAAGTTCACTGAAGCGCTGCGGCACAACATCAGTGCCCTGATGCGTCAGCAGTTTGGCAGCGCCCGTGACATTCCGCCTCCCCAGCCGCCAAAAAAAGAGTATATCAAGGGAATTATTGAGATGAATAAGCCGTTGCTAGAGTTGGTGCTGGGCCAGCCGGCGCAGTTCAAGAAGCTGGTTGAACAGAACCAGCAGCTTAAGGAGTTGTTCCGCGACAAAAATGTTGATGAGATAATGAAGGAGATACAGCACGAACATGCAACAAAGCGTGAGCACGACGATATGAAAAAGAAAAGTGACGCACTGGGGCAAGAAGAGAAAAAAAATCACCAGACAGAAAAGGCGCTTGACGCTGAATTTGAAGAAGTCAAAAAAGCGCTGGGCAGTGAAAAGAACGAAGAGAAAAAAGAGGATAGAAGCGAAAAAACAAAAAAGAAAGAAGAAAAAGCAGATCTTGACACGATTGCCAAACTCTTTGCGTGA
- a CDS encoding ABC transporter ATP-binding protein: MDTPGKKSDSVATPMPVSMLQSLGLPIIKLENVSKRFSTHTVLNNITLSVYKGEIFGIIGVSGAGKTTLLELLIGFLKPDDGTIRLHMGGLLGDANESENYASLQEHPNVAKSLFGFATQKPSFYDDLTVRENLDYFGEMYGIRDAVLQRNIQTVLDLVGLTQQEHAFSGELSGGMQKRLDIACALVHNPKILILDEPTADLDIILRKHFWELVRRINRNGTTIILASHFLDEIENLCSRIAVLHNQQIVREGSVDELKKLYAKNQELHLVVKSRDYRTLIAYLQQQSRFSVTRMTREGQQLVIHSPQAEELLHHVIHVVEKNNDQVMDIFLNKPNLNEVFELITKNAFNEQ, encoded by the coding sequence ATGGATACACCGGGAAAAAAGAGTGATAGCGTAGCTACTCCTATGCCTGTTTCTATGCTGCAATCTCTGGGGCTTCCTATCATCAAGCTCGAAAATGTTTCAAAAAGATTCTCCACGCATACCGTGCTGAACAACATCACGCTTTCAGTGTACAAAGGTGAAATTTTTGGCATCATCGGCGTGTCCGGCGCAGGAAAAACCACCCTGCTTGAACTGCTCATCGGTTTCCTGAAGCCGGACGATGGCACCATCAGACTGCACATGGGCGGCTTGCTCGGCGATGCCAACGAATCGGAAAACTATGCGTCACTGCAGGAACATCCGAATGTGGCAAAGAGTTTGTTCGGCTTTGCAACGCAGAAGCCCTCATTTTACGACGACCTCACGGTACGGGAAAATTTGGATTACTTCGGCGAAATGTACGGCATTCGCGACGCCGTACTGCAGAGAAACATCCAGACAGTACTCGACCTTGTTGGCCTCACCCAGCAGGAGCACGCGTTTTCCGGCGAGCTTTCCGGCGGCATGCAGAAGCGCTTGGACATTGCCTGCGCGCTGGTGCACAACCCGAAAATTTTGATTCTCGACGAGCCAACCGCTGACCTTGATATCATCCTCCGCAAACACTTTTGGGAGCTGGTCAGGAGAATCAACCGCAACGGCACGACAATTATTCTCGCCTCTCATTTTCTTGATGAAATCGAAAACTTGTGCAGCCGCATTGCCGTGCTCCACAACCAGCAGATTGTGAGGGAGGGGAGTGTTGATGAGCTCAAGAAATTGTATGCAAAAAATCAGGAGCTTCATCTCGTCGTCAAGAGCCGCGATTACCGCACTCTTATCGCCTACCTACAACAACAGAGCCGCTTCAGCGTCACCCGGATGACGCGCGAAGGCCAGCAGCTGGTCATCCATTCACCGCAGGCCGAAGAGCTGCTGCACCATGTGATCCATGTCGTTGAAAAAAATAATGACCAAGTGATGGATATTTTCCTCAACAAGCCAAACCTCAACGAAGTGTTTGAGCTGATAACCAAAAACGCGTTTAACGAACAATAA
- a CDS encoding right-handed parallel beta-helix repeat-containing protein, producing the protein MKFSKRAKISLFSNNNGSVFFKTLLLLCTMIILLGAAMHVFAADADGDNFDDTTPNATHPRDCDDLTAGTRPLMNNSNNFIYGNISVLKICSGGTYVYENSLIIINSSSNASLNIACSGNNTGNTTGHGANFTINATGGNASLRNWIHINGTNSVVTIENCTLIGIGDTNQTAAETNETLAVNITNSSNVVINNFQVRDTNFGGVHIAGDSNNITIMNSEFSNITGNTSGAANQGNNLHDVIWAKNGANINISFVNITIAGATNVNVSAGAGINISTNRVVLYSNRFSHNSVLANIRSNGTGHYIANNSFGNATTGLWLANSTNHTILENNFTSSGFTTNTTNALLFLTGVFNATATNNVLANTTNGGWCVHVEQGGRNTLVDNEIANCTGDVLMNMTGDSEMRNNNMTFATNWLLLANNSFNLSLKNNTWTNSTAVGLEFINGSNTTLKGEHVYNVSMKGIIFNQSNDINLHNVSVSTFNSSAADYALDRVLNATLDGFNSTRAGLHGLLIFNTSRVNMSNFNIINATHNALQIINSTNITSDYDNVTLSNINGTSNVLINVSTNSSFVNLSTLWLAGQGWPGLSPSGFGIYVNGSSFISFHNITVK; encoded by the coding sequence ATGAAATTTTCGAAGCGTGCAAAAATTTCTTTATTTAGCAACAACAACGGTTCAGTCTTTTTCAAAACACTTCTCCTCCTCTGCACGATGATTATTCTCTTGGGCGCAGCCATGCACGTTTTTGCTGCTGATGCCGACGGCGACAATTTTGATGACACTACTCCTAATGCGACACACCCGCGCGATTGTGATGACCTGACTGCAGGAACACGGCCGCTGATGAACAACAGTAACAATTTTATTTACGGCAATATTAGTGTTCTTAAAATATGTTCTGGAGGTACGTATGTCTATGAAAACAGTCTTATTATCATCAACTCATCAAGCAACGCCAGCCTCAACATTGCCTGCAGCGGCAACAACACTGGAAACACCACCGGACATGGTGCGAATTTTACTATTAACGCGACCGGCGGCAATGCAAGCTTGAGAAACTGGATACATATCAATGGGACAAATTCTGTCGTTACTATTGAAAACTGTACCCTTATCGGCATTGGAGACACAAACCAAACTGCTGCTGAAACAAACGAAACTCTTGCCGTCAACATTACTAACAGCAGTAATGTCGTCATTAACAACTTCCAAGTTCGCGACACCAACTTTGGCGGTGTGCACATTGCCGGCGACTCAAACAACATCACCATCATGAATTCAGAATTTAGCAATATCACCGGCAACACGAGCGGTGCTGCGAATCAAGGAAACAATCTCCACGATGTCATCTGGGCCAAAAATGGCGCCAACATCAATATCTCCTTTGTCAACATCACTATCGCAGGAGCAACTAATGTCAACGTGAGTGCTGGTGCTGGAATAAACATCTCAACCAACCGGGTTGTCCTATACAGCAACCGCTTCTCACACAACTCCGTACTGGCTAATATCAGAAGCAACGGAACTGGCCACTACATTGCCAATAACAGCTTCGGCAATGCCACAACTGGTCTCTGGCTTGCCAATAGTACAAACCACACCATCCTTGAGAACAACTTCACTTCCTCTGGATTTACCACCAACACGACAAATGCCCTTCTTTTCCTGACTGGTGTTTTCAATGCAACCGCCACTAACAATGTCCTTGCTAATACCACTAATGGCGGCTGGTGTGTTCACGTTGAGCAGGGAGGAAGAAACACGCTCGTTGACAACGAAATTGCCAATTGCACGGGTGACGTGCTTATGAACATGACGGGAGACAGCGAAATGCGCAACAATAACATGACGTTCGCAACAAACTGGCTCTTGCTGGCGAACAACTCATTCAACCTCTCATTGAAGAACAACACCTGGACGAACAGCACGGCAGTCGGCCTTGAATTCATCAACGGCAGCAATACGACGCTCAAGGGCGAACATGTCTACAACGTGTCGATGAAGGGCATTATCTTCAATCAGTCGAATGATATCAACTTGCACAACGTTAGCGTGTCAACCTTCAACAGTTCAGCGGCTGATTACGCCCTTGATCGTGTGTTGAACGCAACGCTTGATGGCTTCAACTCAACTCGTGCAGGTTTGCATGGGTTGTTGATTTTCAATACATCAAGGGTTAACATGAGTAACTTTAATATTATCAACGCGACACACAACGCTTTGCAAATTATCAACAGCACGAACATAACCTCTGATTACGACAACGTGACTCTTTCAAACATCAATGGCACGTCAAACGTCTTAATCAATGTATCAACCAACAGCAGCTTTGTTAATTTGTCAACGTTGTGGCTTGCTGGTCAGGGTTGGCCGGGGTTGTCTCCGAGTGGTTTCGGTATTTATGTTAATGGAAGTAGTTTCATTTCCTTCCACAATATAACTGTCAAGAA
- a CDS encoding HIT family protein — translation MACTYCEPEKEKKGMCYEDTNMIVFIEQQPAAQGHLVIVPKKHTATIRDCIPDVAQKLLRAASACSTAVFELVGAHGTNILCTEGLDDHFAVHVIPRKSEDGLDFRWQPKQLAPEEMDNVMERLKEKAFYIGKKNQQAMVPDAEEMKKETEEFFDEEEDYMIKHIQRIP, via the coding sequence ATGGCATGCACGTACTGCGAACCGGAAAAAGAAAAAAAAGGAATGTGTTATGAAGATACAAATATGATCGTTTTTATCGAGCAGCAGCCTGCAGCGCAGGGGCATCTGGTTATAGTGCCAAAAAAACATACCGCAACAATACGCGACTGCATACCAGATGTTGCCCAGAAATTACTGCGCGCAGCATCCGCATGCTCAACCGCAGTTTTTGAGCTGGTTGGCGCGCATGGAACAAATATTCTCTGCACCGAAGGGCTTGATGACCATTTCGCCGTGCACGTCATTCCGCGCAAAAGTGAGGATGGGCTTGATTTCCGCTGGCAGCCAAAACAGCTGGCACCGGAAGAGATGGACAATGTTATGGAACGGCTGAAAGAAAAAGCGTTTTACATCGGCAAAAAAAACCAGCAAGCGATGGTGCCTGATGCGGAAGAAATGAAAAAAGAAACCGAAGAATTCTTTGACGAGGAAGAAGATTACATGATTAAGCATATTCAGAGAATACCGTGA
- a CDS encoding D-aminoacyl-tRNA deacylase: MNIAVLITTPDFAGLNIQTGLLTQASWQKTPIIYENQPVWLLKTATNTIYMFTTDTKCIFCEHYDEKIAETLNNAGISWKTDLLLFPTTHRSEKGVQSICVHAPGNFGHSLLGGDAGKLCPTNPQVLRFLWEQLKIQCTDVPTHEVVMEATHHGPALDVPTIFVEIGSDETSWNNSIFGKKTAAALLSLFNADIPALEKRFVPAFGIGGPHYAPNFLKCMEQSNYALGHLCAKYAVEGLTGELIKQAITKSNARIVLLDGKGLGGRKQEIKELLERNAILYKTIGD, from the coding sequence ATGAACATCGCCGTGCTCATTACAACGCCTGACTTTGCTGGGCTGAACATCCAAACAGGCCTTCTTACGCAGGCATCGTGGCAGAAAACACCTATTATATATGAAAATCAGCCAGTTTGGCTCCTAAAAACTGCTACGAACACTATATATATGTTCACGACCGATACTAAATGCATCTTCTGCGAGCACTACGATGAAAAAATTGCAGAAACCCTCAACAACGCAGGTATTTCCTGGAAAACCGATCTTCTACTGTTTCCAACCACGCACCGCAGTGAAAAAGGCGTTCAAAGCATCTGCGTCCATGCACCAGGCAACTTTGGGCATTCGTTATTGGGCGGCGATGCAGGAAAACTATGTCCGACCAATCCACAGGTGCTTCGTTTTCTCTGGGAACAACTGAAAATCCAATGTACTGATGTTCCAACACATGAAGTGGTCATGGAAGCAACGCATCACGGGCCTGCGCTGGATGTGCCAACCATTTTTGTTGAAATCGGTTCGGATGAAACATCATGGAATAATTCGATTTTTGGCAAAAAGACTGCAGCAGCGCTTCTTTCCCTGTTCAATGCGGACATTCCTGCGCTGGAAAAACGTTTTGTGCCTGCGTTTGGCATCGGCGGGCCGCATTATGCACCAAATTTCTTGAAATGCATGGAGCAATCAAACTACGCGCTTGGCCATCTCTGCGCAAAATATGCTGTTGAGGGGCTAACCGGAGAACTTATCAAGCAGGCCATAACAAAATCAAACGCCCGCATTGTGTTACTTGATGGGAAAGGGCTGGGCGGCAGAAAACAAGAAATAAAAGAACTGCTCGAGCGCAACGCAATTCTCTACAAAACTATTGGCGACTGA